A stretch of the Candidatus Jettenia sp. AMX2 genome encodes the following:
- a CDS encoding undecaprenyl-phosphate glucose phosphotransferase, with the protein MLKKHSKFFESMLLFTDWSILSVSWILSYYLRFYSGIIPVYKEIPLLKMYLTLLMFIIPLWGIVFKMFGLYRPRRISTKISEVIDIGKASTFATLILVTFTFLVRQYEFSRLTFLYFWFINILFLSLARIVFREFLRFLRKKGYNRRYALIVGSGKHGENLVRNLKRHPELGIHISGFLTNESYKNEDKIQEIRILGKYCDIRKILKEYSIDIVFIALPFPEHHHLEDILNRIGDETVSIIVLPDILDFITLRGSAGDFEGMPFISLRDTPLYGGSIIAKRAFDIVFASLVLIITSPVLLSIATIIKLTSGGPVLFKQERMGIDGRVFCMLKFRTMLVNAEQVTGPVWAKNDDPRRTKIGKLLRMTSLDELPQFFNVLRGDMSIVGPRPERPVFITDFRNTIPKYMLRHKMKAGITGWAQVNGWRGNTSLEKRIEYDLYYIENWSLNFDIKIILLTLLHGFINKHAY; encoded by the coding sequence ATGCTAAAAAAACATAGTAAATTTTTCGAGTCGATGTTGCTTTTTACTGATTGGTCTATTCTTTCTGTTTCATGGATACTCTCTTACTATTTACGTTTTTACTCAGGTATTATTCCTGTTTATAAAGAAATACCATTATTAAAAATGTATCTAACCCTCCTGATGTTCATAATTCCTTTGTGGGGTATTGTCTTTAAGATGTTCGGATTATACCGTCCGCGTAGGATTTCTACCAAAATTTCTGAAGTTATAGATATCGGTAAAGCTTCTACCTTTGCCACACTTATTCTTGTTACTTTTACATTTCTTGTTCGCCAATATGAGTTCTCGCGGCTGACGTTTCTTTATTTCTGGTTTATTAATATTTTGTTTCTTAGTTTGGCACGCATCGTCTTTCGCGAGTTTCTTCGTTTTTTGAGAAAAAAGGGATATAATCGCAGATACGCTCTTATCGTTGGCTCCGGGAAACATGGGGAAAATCTTGTACGCAATTTAAAGCGGCATCCCGAACTCGGAATTCATATATCCGGCTTCCTTACAAATGAGTCCTATAAGAATGAAGATAAGATACAGGAAATAAGGATTTTAGGAAAGTATTGCGATATTCGTAAAATACTAAAGGAATATAGCATTGACATTGTTTTTATTGCTTTACCTTTTCCCGAGCATCATCATTTAGAAGATATTTTAAATCGGATTGGTGATGAGACCGTTAGTATTATCGTCTTACCCGATATCCTTGATTTCATTACGTTGAGGGGGAGCGCGGGTGATTTTGAGGGGATGCCGTTTATCAGTTTGCGCGACACGCCTCTTTATGGTGGGAGTATTATTGCGAAAAGGGCTTTTGATATTGTTTTCGCTTCCCTTGTGTTAATTATAACAAGCCCGGTTTTGCTAAGTATTGCAACCATTATAAAATTAACGTCGGGAGGTCCTGTGCTGTTTAAACAGGAAAGGATGGGAATCGATGGTAGGGTATTTTGCATGCTCAAATTCCGGACAATGCTGGTAAATGCAGAGCAGGTGACCGGGCCCGTTTGGGCAAAGAATGATGATCCCCGCCGTACAAAAATAGGTAAGCTGTTGAGAATGACCAGTCTGGATGAACTTCCGCAGTTTTTTAATGTATTAAGGGGAGACATGAGTATTGTTGGGCCTCGCCCTGAAAGGCCTGTTTTTATCACAGATTTCCGGAATACAATTCCAAAATATATGTTAAGACACAAGATGAAAGCAGGTATTACTGGTTGGGCGCAGGTTAACGGCTGGCGTGGAAATACATCTCTGGAAAAAAGAATTGAGTATGACCTTTATTACATCGAGAATTGGTCGCTGAACTTTGATATTAAGATAATATTGCTTACTCTATTACATGGTTTTATAAATAAGCATGCGTATTGA
- a CDS encoding glycosyltransferase family 9 protein: MAKTVKQTHTILEKIKNAKHILVIKLRYIGDSVWLLCLLENLKLNIPNAKLSVLINEGTDTFFHNCSYVDKVIAFPRKRIKSKPWGILKLASFIKELRTSKPDVIIELTEGDRAALISLLSGAKIRIGYRNEEHLRQYIYTHNISSKINTKHMVDYHLDVLRELGLKIYSNSIKINTNKEAFTSLKEKIPSVFHNNQKKRVLIHPGARGHLRRWNHENFAYLCDALSDKYRVFLVTGANETSTLNDVLHHMKTRPEAWRADLSLDEFAALCELSDLFIGNDSGPIHIAATKTYVVGIYGPTLPDIVSPWTDRKLIFFDKNNLLCRPCRQDKCYNSQFKACLENIRPDYVVNGVIELLARL; this comes from the coding sequence ATGGCTAAAACAGTAAAACAAACTCACACAATATTAGAAAAAATTAAAAATGCCAAACATATCCTCGTAATAAAACTCCGCTATATTGGAGACTCGGTATGGCTTTTGTGTTTATTAGAGAATCTTAAATTAAATATTCCCAATGCAAAATTGTCGGTTTTAATAAATGAAGGAACAGACACCTTTTTCCATAACTGTTCGTATGTGGACAAGGTCATTGCTTTCCCAAGGAAAAGAATTAAAAGTAAACCTTGGGGAATATTGAAATTAGCTTCGTTTATAAAAGAACTGAGGACATCAAAGCCCGATGTCATTATAGAACTTACCGAAGGAGACAGAGCTGCGTTAATAAGTCTTCTGTCAGGAGCCAAAATCAGAATAGGATACCGTAATGAAGAACATTTGAGACAATACATTTACACTCACAATATATCTTCTAAAATAAATACGAAACATATGGTTGACTATCACCTTGATGTACTTAGAGAACTAGGTTTGAAAATATACAGCAATTCAATCAAGATAAATACTAATAAAGAGGCATTTACGTCATTAAAAGAAAAAATACCCTCTGTATTTCATAATAATCAAAAGAAAAGAGTTTTAATACATCCAGGAGCCAGAGGCCATTTAAGACGATGGAATCATGAAAATTTTGCATATCTTTGCGATGCATTATCTGATAAATACAGGGTATTCCTGGTTACCGGTGCCAATGAAACATCAACCCTTAATGATGTTCTTCATCATATGAAAACCAGGCCAGAGGCCTGGAGAGCAGACCTAAGCCTTGATGAATTTGCCGCATTGTGTGAATTGTCTGATTTGTTTATAGGCAACGACAGCGGACCTATTCACATCGCCGCAACAAAAACATATGTGGTTGGAATTTATGGCCCAACACTTCCTGATATAGTCTCCCCGTGGACGGACAGGAAATTAATATTTTTTGATAAAAACAATCTTCTCTGCAGGCCGTGCAGGCAGGATAAGTGTTATAATTCACAATTTAAGGCATGCCTTGAAAATATAAGACCGGATTATGTCGTAAACGGTGTAATCGAGCTTTTAGCAAGATTATAA
- a CDS encoding O-antigen ligase family protein, giving the protein MGIFVQTESLEGNTIDKILFYCLCGLFFFIALGVTSITVTASIIAISIWLFSGKFFKQKDRWLKQKWTPPVIFFMLLPCLALLWTNDMELGLKFAKKSYYWILSFVIASIALSSQNKKILFDFFLAGLALFCIASILKYINIFFIPKWIPTTDFGKHITQTLFLVFGITLLSYYFKVYKKNLFYVLLTLLFLFTLSIAYGRSGYLTFILLSPIIAYNFFGKRFFLTLAIIIAFSTLFFSVSPAIKSRIVTAVDDIRTYQTGDPNTSVGLRLIMWQGAIKIFLKNPLIGVGTGGYTNEQLKYNPPNILPEYERSRHPHNSFLFMAANYGMLGVVSIIWLFIAYFKKSVLSWNTLTGFAILSYGLIIFIGSMTETQILSPGTAKMFALLMGIKTENESS; this is encoded by the coding sequence ATGGGTATTTTTGTACAAACAGAATCATTGGAAGGTAATACCATAGACAAAATATTATTTTATTGTCTCTGTGGACTATTTTTTTTTATCGCCCTTGGCGTTACCTCAATAACGGTAACAGCAAGCATAATTGCAATTTCCATATGGCTTTTTTCAGGAAAATTTTTCAAACAAAAAGATCGTTGGTTGAAACAAAAATGGACACCGCCTGTAATATTTTTCATGCTACTTCCATGTCTTGCACTTTTATGGACAAATGATATGGAATTGGGACTTAAATTTGCAAAAAAGAGCTATTACTGGATTTTGTCATTTGTTATTGCCTCCATAGCCCTTAGTTCCCAGAACAAGAAAATTCTTTTTGATTTTTTCCTTGCAGGTCTTGCGCTTTTTTGCATTGCTTCAATCTTAAAATATATAAATATATTCTTTATTCCAAAATGGATTCCAACGACAGATTTCGGAAAACATATAACACAAACCCTTTTTCTTGTTTTTGGAATAACCTTGCTGTCTTATTATTTCAAAGTTTATAAAAAAAATTTATTCTATGTTCTTCTTACGTTGCTTTTTTTGTTTACTTTATCCATCGCATATGGTCGATCAGGATATTTAACCTTTATTCTTCTATCTCCAATAATCGCATACAACTTCTTCGGCAAACGTTTTTTTTTAACACTTGCTATAATTATTGCTTTCTCCACACTTTTTTTCTCTGTTTCGCCTGCAATAAAAAGCCGTATTGTCACAGCAGTGGATGATATAAGAACATATCAAACAGGCGACCCCAATACATCGGTGGGTTTAAGGTTGATTATGTGGCAAGGCGCAATTAAAATATTTCTAAAAAATCCACTTATTGGAGTAGGAACGGGCGGATATACAAATGAACAGTTAAAATACAACCCGCCAAACATTTTGCCTGAATATGAAAGAAGCAGACACCCCCATAACAGTTTTTTGTTCATGGCAGCAAACTATGGCATGTTAGGAGTCGTATCAATAATATGGTTGTTTATTGCCTATTTTAAAAAAAGCGTGCTTTCGTGGAATACACTGACAGGATTTGCTATCCTGTCATACGGTCTTATTATTTTTATCGGAAGTATGACAGAAACACAGATTCTCTCGCCAGGGACTGCAAAAATGTTTGCGCTTTTAATGGGAATTAAAACAGAAAACGAATCTTCGTAA
- a CDS encoding glycosyltransferase family 2 protein, producing MNKKEKIALSIAIITKNEEKRLPDCLTSVSFADDIVIVDSGSIDYTVKIAEDFGCRVFKENWKGYGPQINSAVAKCKNDWVLILDADERIPPETKEDIVKIIQNPSADAYSFPRRNYLHGRWIKHSDWWPDRVTRLARKSNGQLHGRTHGKWITKGDLKAVKNPIDHFSFSSYSDMLKKLDQYSTAASKELFRQGKRTNIFVPLCHGFGMFIKIYFFKKGFLDGFDGFIIALTKAAGSFFKYVKLLELQCGYTQVYSEKKLLKG from the coding sequence ATGAATAAGAAAGAGAAAATTGCCCTTTCAATTGCTATCATTACCAAGAATGAAGAGAAGAGGCTGCCTGATTGTCTGACAAGTGTTTCTTTTGCTGATGATATTGTCATAGTAGATTCCGGAAGTATTGATTATACCGTCAAAATTGCTGAAGATTTTGGCTGTCGTGTTTTTAAGGAAAATTGGAAAGGATACGGACCTCAGATAAACAGTGCTGTGGCCAAATGCAAAAACGATTGGGTACTCATTCTTGATGCAGATGAAAGGATCCCTCCTGAAACAAAGGAAGATATAGTAAAAATAATACAAAATCCATCAGCAGATGCCTATAGTTTCCCAAGAAGAAATTATCTGCACGGACGGTGGATAAAACATTCTGATTGGTGGCCTGACAGAGTTACCAGACTTGCAAGGAAAAGCAACGGGCAATTACACGGCAGAACGCATGGGAAATGGATAACAAAAGGTGATCTCAAAGCAGTAAAAAATCCTATTGACCATTTTAGTTTTTCCAGTTATTCAGACATGCTGAAAAAACTCGATCAATATTCAACTGCTGCCTCAAAAGAACTCTTCAGACAAGGTAAACGAACAAACATTTTCGTACCTCTTTGCCATGGATTTGGTATGTTCATCAAAATATATTTTTTCAAAAAAGGATTCCTTGATGGATTCGATGGTTTTATCATAGCACTTACCAAGGCAGCAGGATCTTTCTTTAAATATGTAAAACTACTCGAATTACAGTGCGGGTATACACAGGTATATAGTGAAAAAAAACTATTGAAAGGGTGA
- a CDS encoding glycosyltransferase family 2 protein, which translates to MKVSIIITTYNNPSALQKVLDGILFQTVAPYEIIVADDGSGNDTAAIVKNFSAIAPFPVIHVWQEDKGFRVAKIRNLAIQRANSGYLIIMDGDCVPNKHLVYDHIALAEKGIFVQGKRIMVNKHASELFTNETASSFPQIIRLFFSHSLSNRHHLLRIPSFPALRNVKLKGIKACNMGFWKYDLIAVNGFNEDFVGWGREDSELAVRLFKYGLKKKVHPFMAICFHLWHPAHPRHTLQINDTILEKTIKDKDYFCPNGIVKK; encoded by the coding sequence ATGAAAGTTTCAATTATCATAACCACTTATAATAACCCATCTGCATTGCAAAAAGTATTAGACGGCATCTTGTTTCAAACTGTTGCACCCTATGAAATTATTGTTGCTGATGATGGTTCTGGAAACGATACTGCTGCAATAGTAAAAAACTTTTCAGCAATTGCCCCTTTTCCAGTAATTCACGTTTGGCAAGAAGATAAAGGATTTAGAGTTGCAAAGATTAGAAACCTCGCTATACAAAGAGCTAACAGTGGCTATTTAATTATCATGGATGGCGATTGTGTGCCGAACAAACATCTTGTATACGATCATATCGCCCTTGCAGAAAAAGGAATTTTTGTTCAGGGCAAACGTATTATGGTAAACAAACATGCATCAGAACTATTTACCAATGAAACAGCAAGCTCATTTCCACAAATTATAAGGCTTTTTTTTTCCCATTCCCTATCTAATAGGCATCACCTTTTGCGTATCCCATCTTTCCCTGCATTAAGAAACGTTAAACTAAAGGGAATAAAAGCATGCAATATGGGATTTTGGAAATATGATTTGATTGCAGTCAATGGGTTTAATGAAGACTTCGTCGGTTGGGGTAGAGAAGATTCAGAGCTTGCAGTAAGACTTTTCAAATATGGATTAAAAAAAAAGGTGCATCCATTTATGGCAATTTGTTTTCACTTGTGGCATCCAGCACATCCAAGACATACGCTTCAAATAAATGACACGATACTTGAAAAAACCATAAAAGATAAGGATTATTTTTGCCCAAATGGCATAGTAAAAAAATAG
- a CDS encoding hemerythrin domain-containing protein, translated as MKNTLITILILFSLCTSGCLSTKQTITQNTQSADNQGFYGTEIFLHEFEIIKRVLSILEKAIQSLENDQPVSQETLQRIVEVISNFSDKQHQEKADRILFPLLRDKEEGRRKYFLGRLLMQHVTLRDKIRNLSESLNTFYQGKRARKRIARIANSYIRYTRRHLGIEERILLSWANSVLTYEDQIMLKNKFETLKKHDIETGIYEKYAIMIEGLEKELGIRPEY; from the coding sequence ATGAAAAATACTCTTATTACAATTCTTATCCTCTTCAGTCTTTGTACATCTGGTTGTCTGTCAACAAAGCAAACTATCACTCAAAACACACAATCCGCCGACAATCAAGGCTTCTATGGTACAGAAATCTTTCTCCATGAATTTGAGATTATAAAAAGGGTATTATCTATTCTGGAGAAAGCTATACAGTCTCTCGAAAATGATCAGCCAGTTTCTCAGGAAACATTGCAAAGAATTGTTGAGGTTATCAGCAATTTTTCGGATAAGCAACATCAGGAAAAAGCAGATAGAATATTGTTCCCGCTTCTGAGAGATAAAGAGGAAGGCAGAAGGAAATATTTTTTAGGTAGGCTTCTTATGCAGCATGTAACACTGCGTGATAAAATAAGAAACCTGTCGGAATCACTCAATACCTTCTATCAAGGCAAAAGAGCCAGAAAAAGAATCGCCAGGATAGCTAACTCATACATCAGATATACGAGAAGGCACCTCGGGATCGAAGAAAGAATCCTTCTTTCATGGGCAAATAGTGTATTAACATATGAAGATCAAATAATGCTGAAAAACAAATTCGAAACCTTAAAAAAGCATGATATTGAAACCGGTATCTATGAAAAATATGCAATAATGATTGAAGGGCTTGAAAAGGAATTAGGCATCCGCCCTGAATACTGA
- the ispD gene encoding 2-C-methyl-D-erythritol 4-phosphate cytidylyltransferase produces MKVSVVMVGAGMGLRMGGPVKKPFLQILGKPIFLHTIERFSPIDTIHEIIFVTGETEIKPLLEQWQSVLDSHKVKKVIAGGKRRQDSVYHGICQVKADTEIILIHDAVRPLVKKEHIKAVIDKAHESQAAILAVPVKATVKEVEKTLSIIRTIPRNSLWMAQTPQGFKKGLILKVFNQFKNSEREFTDDAEIVEQAGYPVYIVPGTDENIKITTPEDIRLAEALLT; encoded by the coding sequence ATGAAAGTATCAGTAGTTATGGTGGGAGCAGGTATGGGGTTACGCATGGGAGGACCTGTTAAGAAACCATTCCTGCAAATTCTCGGAAAGCCTATATTCCTTCATACTATTGAGCGTTTTTCACCAATAGATACTATTCATGAAATCATATTTGTTACCGGTGAAACGGAAATAAAACCACTTCTTGAACAGTGGCAATCGGTATTGGATTCACATAAGGTTAAAAAGGTTATAGCAGGTGGTAAAAGACGTCAGGATAGTGTTTACCATGGAATTTGCCAGGTAAAAGCAGATACCGAAATCATACTTATCCATGATGCTGTCAGACCTCTTGTGAAGAAAGAACATATTAAAGCAGTTATTGATAAAGCACATGAATCTCAGGCTGCTATCCTTGCAGTACCTGTGAAGGCAACAGTAAAAGAAGTGGAAAAAACCTTGTCCATTATAAGAACTATACCGAGAAATAGTCTCTGGATGGCACAAACTCCCCAGGGATTCAAAAAGGGTTTGATTTTAAAAGTATTCAATCAATTTAAAAATTCTGAGCGGGAATTTACCGATGATGCCGAAATAGTAGAACAGGCAGGTTATCCCGTTTACATAGTACCCGGCACAGATGAAAATATCAAAATTACAACGCCCGAAGATATCCGCCTTGCAGAAGCATTACTTACCTGA
- a CDS encoding deoxyguanosinetriphosphate triphosphohydrolase, producing MSTREEIELREERELAPYAMKSKDSRGRKYPEDEHYYRTVYQRDRDRIIHSTAFRRLEYKTQVFVNHEGDYYRTRLTHTIEVSQIARTITRALNLNEDIAEAISLAHDLGHTPFGHSGEDALRKLMQGHGGFEHNLHGLRVVDILEQKYPDFPGLNLSWELKESIVKHKSPYDNTSVAIEYNISEQPLLEAQIVDKADSIAYDNHDLDDSLKAGIITDEDLQSVELWRETQKKVKQKYTNLDNDIKIAQTIKYLINMEVIDLLGNTLSRIKREDIRTVQNVRNYPEPLVSFSPALAEQKKRLQKFLFKNVYQHYRVVRMADKAKRFVEELFTAFVKNPKQLPIEYQKWVEKTGLYQGVCDYIAGMTDRFAQDEYKKLFYPYERV from the coding sequence ATGTCAACAAGAGAAGAAATTGAGTTAAGAGAAGAACGGGAACTTGCTCCCTATGCGATGAAAAGTAAAGATTCCAGAGGCAGAAAATACCCGGAAGATGAACATTATTACCGTACCGTATACCAGCGTGACCGCGACCGTATTATACACTCTACAGCATTCAGACGTCTTGAATATAAAACACAGGTCTTCGTAAACCATGAGGGCGATTATTACCGCACTCGTTTAACTCATACCATTGAGGTCTCACAAATAGCCCGTACTATTACACGCGCCCTGAATCTCAATGAAGATATTGCAGAAGCTATATCACTCGCCCATGACTTAGGACATACACCTTTTGGACACTCTGGTGAAGACGCTTTAAGAAAGCTTATGCAAGGTCACGGTGGTTTCGAACATAACCTGCACGGATTACGTGTTGTTGACATTCTTGAGCAGAAATATCCCGACTTTCCGGGACTGAATCTATCGTGGGAACTAAAAGAATCTATAGTAAAACATAAATCGCCTTACGATAATACCTCAGTCGCAATAGAATATAATATCAGTGAACAACCATTGCTCGAGGCACAAATCGTAGATAAAGCAGACTCGATTGCCTACGATAACCATGATCTTGATGACAGCCTGAAGGCCGGTATCATTACTGACGAAGACTTGCAATCGGTTGAATTATGGAGGGAAACTCAAAAGAAGGTTAAACAGAAATATACCAATCTGGATAATGATATAAAAATTGCACAAACGATTAAATACCTGATTAATATGGAAGTCATCGATCTCCTGGGAAATACCCTATCCAGAATTAAACGTGAGGATATAAGAACTGTTCAGAACGTAAGAAATTATCCGGAGCCCCTTGTATCCTTTTCCCCTGCATTAGCCGAACAAAAAAAAAGACTTCAGAAATTTCTTTTTAAAAATGTTTACCAACACTACCGGGTAGTTCGAATGGCAGATAAGGCAAAACGTTTCGTGGAAGAACTTTTTACTGCTTTTGTCAAAAATCCGAAACAACTCCCCATTGAATATCAGAAATGGGTAGAAAAAACCGGCCTGTACCAGGGAGTTTGTGACTATATAGCAGGAATGACAGACCGCTTTGCACAGGATGAATACAAAAAATTATTCTATCCTTATGAAAGGGTTTAA
- a CDS encoding HIT domain-containing protein has product MKNIWAPWRITYIKENPEDKGCFLCNAFKDNCDEKNLVIYRGKECFCIFNKYPYNSGHLMITPNKHKADISDLTDKEMLEIMQLTRDMKETLTRIMKPEGFNIGINLGKPAGAGLVGHFHLHIVPRWNGDTNFMPVISEVKVIPQSLENLYKELKTHLQNNL; this is encoded by the coding sequence ATGAAAAATATCTGGGCGCCATGGCGCATCACTTATATTAAAGAAAACCCGGAAGATAAAGGTTGTTTTTTATGCAATGCATTCAAGGATAACTGTGACGAAAAAAATCTTGTTATTTACCGTGGCAAGGAATGTTTTTGCATTTTTAATAAATATCCATACAATAGCGGCCATCTTATGATTACACCCAACAAACACAAGGCAGACATATCAGATCTTACCGATAAGGAAATGCTGGAGATTATGCAATTGACAAGGGATATGAAGGAAACGCTAACAAGAATTATGAAACCAGAAGGCTTCAACATTGGCATAAACCTGGGAAAACCTGCTGGCGCAGGGCTCGTTGGTCATTTTCACCTCCATATAGTTCCCCGTTGGAACGGGGATACTAATTTCATGCCTGTCATATCAGAGGTAAAAGTTATTCCACAATCCCTCGAAAATCTCTATAAAGAATTAAAGACTCATCTGCAAAATAATTTGTAA
- the lptB gene encoding LPS export ABC transporter ATP-binding protein yields MNLLKAEGLTKSFGKRTVVNQVSFEVSDGEIVGLLGQNGAGKSTSFSMVIGTVRPDRGRVIFQNEDITNIPIYLRARKGMGYLCQEPSVFQRLTVEENILAILETHRYSSTEKYDRLTELLTEYNLKHLAKNKAFTLSGGERRRLEIARVLVNLPTMILLDEPFTGVDPIAVNEVQDILLRLKNKGIGLLITDHNVREALSITTRSYIISEGIVVASGTTQEILSNPVARQSYLGDNFPTSENRLTEFNTSSKNTKDTHPKPITRKDSMFK; encoded by the coding sequence ATGAACTTATTAAAAGCAGAAGGTTTAACGAAGTCATTCGGCAAGCGTACCGTTGTAAACCAGGTTAGTTTTGAAGTTAGCGATGGAGAAATTGTCGGATTACTTGGCCAAAATGGAGCAGGTAAGAGTACCTCGTTTAGTATGGTTATCGGCACCGTTCGGCCGGACAGAGGCCGGGTAATTTTTCAAAATGAAGATATTACCAATATCCCTATCTATCTTCGTGCAAGGAAAGGGATGGGTTATTTATGTCAGGAACCATCTGTCTTTCAAAGGTTGACAGTAGAGGAAAATATCCTTGCCATTCTTGAAACGCACAGATATAGCTCAACGGAAAAATACGATCGGTTAACTGAATTGCTTACCGAATATAATCTAAAACACCTGGCAAAAAATAAGGCATTCACTCTCTCTGGTGGTGAAAGAAGGCGATTGGAAATTGCGCGTGTACTTGTCAACTTACCAACCATGATTCTTCTTGATGAGCCATTTACCGGTGTTGATCCCATTGCAGTAAATGAAGTACAGGATATCCTCTTAAGGCTTAAAAATAAAGGCATTGGCTTGCTCATAACCGACCATAATGTCCGTGAGGCACTCAGCATTACAACACGTTCTTATATTATTAGCGAGGGTATTGTTGTTGCCAGTGGCACCACTCAGGAGATTTTAAGTAATCCGGTTGCACGACAATCCTACTTAGGGGATAATTTCCCTACAAGCGAGAACAGATTGACAGAATTCAACACCAGCAGTAAAAATACAAAAGATACTCACCCAAAACCAATCACCCGTAAGGACTCTATGTTTAAATAA
- a CDS encoding S26 family signal peptidase, translated as MFKRKAKQTVPPVNEKSKKRERKGKLRENIESIAIAIALAFAIRYFAVEAFKIPTGSMAPTLLGEHKDVRCTNCNWFFYADRNTENAICPNCHYDMSISSYCDTCNSRIRYNWPAWLWKKGSCPKCNEKIPWENLSNRIIHGGNRILVNKFWYKFKNPQRWDVVVFVYPLYDLTCKNCYTQLPDVRWQEGLRCPQCGSARFSKKKKNYIKRLVGLPGEKLQIVNGDIYINDKIQRKPRKVQETLWFPVYDSNYPAKKTDSPIWIADSNVWTMKKEALILNNNSDTNSGVSLVTFGRKITDHNGYNRNSTTEMGDVKISFDVTPSKGSHYLKLVLEKNKDIFTAIIPMAGTNGKCQIIVSDTVREKDFQLQTDQVHRIEFSNVDRMVSLSINEKEIISFDTDDGTVPVQRPFDTSRVRFGGNLVHTHFKNIQIYRDIYYTNLFTDTWGTDQPSQLGEKDYFMLGDNSRNSNDSRVWKFVPEENIVGKAFFVFWPLDNINFIR; from the coding sequence GTGTTCAAAAGAAAAGCAAAACAAACGGTACCGCCGGTAAATGAAAAAAGTAAGAAAAGAGAACGAAAAGGCAAATTACGGGAAAATATAGAATCTATAGCTATTGCTATAGCACTTGCCTTCGCTATCCGCTATTTTGCAGTAGAAGCATTTAAAATTCCCACGGGATCAATGGCACCTACATTACTGGGAGAACACAAAGATGTAAGGTGTACAAACTGCAACTGGTTTTTTTATGCAGACCGTAACACAGAAAATGCCATCTGCCCCAACTGTCATTACGATATGAGTATTTCCTCCTATTGTGATACCTGTAACAGCAGAATCCGCTATAACTGGCCTGCCTGGTTATGGAAAAAAGGTAGTTGTCCAAAGTGCAATGAGAAGATTCCATGGGAAAATCTATCGAATCGAATAATACATGGCGGAAACAGGATTTTAGTTAATAAATTCTGGTATAAATTTAAAAATCCGCAACGGTGGGACGTCGTGGTGTTTGTCTATCCCCTGTATGATCTTACGTGTAAAAATTGTTATACGCAACTGCCAGATGTCAGGTGGCAGGAAGGTCTGCGGTGCCCCCAATGCGGTTCCGCAAGGTTTTCTAAAAAGAAAAAGAATTACATCAAACGGCTCGTTGGTCTGCCTGGCGAGAAATTACAAATTGTTAACGGCGATATCTATATTAACGATAAAATACAAAGAAAGCCTCGTAAAGTTCAGGAAACACTTTGGTTCCCAGTCTATGACAGCAATTATCCTGCAAAAAAAACGGATTCACCGATATGGATAGCAGATAGCAATGTATGGACAATGAAAAAAGAGGCACTCATCCTGAATAATAACTCAGACACGAATTCCGGCGTTTCACTGGTAACTTTTGGAAGAAAAATTACTGACCATAATGGTTACAACAGAAACAGCACTACTGAAATGGGAGATGTAAAAATCAGCTTTGATGTGACCCCCTCAAAGGGATCTCATTATCTAAAACTTGTGCTGGAGAAGAACAAGGACATATTTACCGCCATTATCCCGATGGCCGGCACGAACGGAAAATGTCAGATCATTGTATCAGATACTGTCCGGGAAAAGGATTTTCAACTACAAACAGATCAGGTACACAGGATAGAATTCTCAAATGTAGATCGCATGGTATCCCTCTCAATAAATGAAAAAGAAATTATTTCATTTGACACCGATGACGGAACAGTGCCAGTTCAACGTCCATTTGATACAAGCAGGGTTCGTTTTGGCGGCAACCTTGTACACACACACTTTAAAAATATTCAAATATACCGTGACATCTATTACACAAATCTTTTTACCGATACATGGGGGACGGATCAGCCGAGCCAACTGGGTGAGAAGGACTATTTTATGCTCGGTGATAATAGCAGAAACAGCAACGATAGCCGTGTATGGAAATTCGTCCCGGAAGAAAATATTGTAGGAAAGGCATTTTTTGTATTCTGGCCATTGGATAATATCAACTTTATCAGATAA